Proteins from a single region of Scytonema millei VB511283:
- a CDS encoding glycosyltransferase: MPVLIIGIIKKLPIEESKMETLKSLIYVSKGNLPSKMAHSIQTAKMAQAFSQKVENFELVTSGDIFSVLKGIDSEFQDWYGLYCKFKLVRLPLHIKIEYPFPQNYENFIFYKLAILYACFKAPFLIYTRSFPVVEILLRMCIPVLWEWHEPVSEKLSSTCKELFDNKNLLGVVTTLPQLAENYLNHGLLPEKTLVAPNAVDIKNFLPYQSKSLARQKLSLQQDSQIILYSGHLYDYKGIPIILKTASLMPECKFVLVGGWIDDINRVKATCQQMNLQNIQFFGHVPQSELALYLYAADILILPTSKYWELAEATCPLKLFDYMVAKRPIVASALPTIATVLRHRENALLAEPDEPLSFKLAIDTLLNNPLLANTIANRAFQEVHNFTWDGRADRVLQFATERLQKIEKSNISYMRNLVKYITLKTISPHKLVKL; the protein is encoded by the coding sequence TTGCCTGTATTAATCATTGGTATCATCAAAAAACTACCTATCGAAGAAAGTAAAATGGAAACGCTAAAGTCTCTAATTTATGTGTCTAAAGGAAACCTACCATCAAAAATGGCTCACTCAATTCAAACTGCTAAAATGGCGCAGGCTTTTTCTCAAAAAGTTGAAAATTTTGAATTGGTCACTAGCGGAGATATTTTTTCGGTTTTAAAAGGCATAGACTCAGAATTTCAAGATTGGTATGGTTTGTATTGTAAATTTAAACTAGTTCGCCTACCGCTACATATTAAGATCGAGTATCCTTTCCCCCAAAATTATGAAAATTTTATCTTTTATAAACTGGCTATTTTATACGCTTGTTTTAAAGCTCCTTTCTTAATTTACACTCGTTCGTTTCCTGTGGTTGAAATTTTGCTAAGAATGTGTATACCTGTACTTTGGGAATGGCACGAACCAGTTTCAGAAAAACTTAGTTCTACATGTAAAGAGTTATTCGATAACAAGAACTTGCTTGGTGTTGTTACCACATTACCTCAACTTGCAGAGAACTACTTAAATCATGGTTTGCTTCCTGAAAAAACATTGGTAGCTCCTAATGCCGTAGACATTAAAAATTTTCTTCCTTATCAGAGTAAATCTTTAGCCCGCCAAAAGTTATCTTTACAACAAGACAGTCAAATTATCTTATATTCAGGGCATTTGTACGATTATAAAGGAATACCAATAATTTTGAAAACTGCTAGTTTGATGCCAGAATGTAAATTTGTTTTAGTAGGAGGATGGATTGATGATATCAACCGGGTAAAAGCAACTTGCCAACAGATGAATTTACAAAACATACAATTTTTCGGTCACGTACCACAATCTGAGCTAGCACTATATCTATATGCCGCAGACATTCTAATTCTTCCTACCAGTAAGTATTGGGAACTGGCTGAAGCTACTTGTCCGTTGAAGCTATTTGATTATATGGTTGCTAAAAGACCAATTGTCGCTTCAGCTTTACCAACTATAGCAACAGTATTGCGACACAGAGAAAATGCACTGTTGGCAGAACCTGATGAACCACTCTCATTCAAATTAGCAATAGATACTCTGTTGAATAATCCTTTATTAGCTAATACTATTGCCAATCGTGCTTTTCAAGAAGTACATAATTTTACTTGGGATGGACGAGCGGATCGAGTTTTGCAGTTTGCAACTGAAAGGCTACAGAAAATTGAGAAAAGTAATATTAGTTACATGAGAAATTTAGTTAAATACATCACATTGAAGACTATTTCACCTCATAAGTTAGTAAAGCTATAA
- a CDS encoding glycosyltransferase codes for MLAPINQAKVLLCGNISRVDRRSQALIEFLYGSKNYFVSQLCPSFYYINLRRQSSLLEKILTKFYWIELLIKAAFADVIYLLPMNTIFIKSTVFAAKLFRKKVIVEMYISLYDTEVRDRKRVGDGSKLAKSYIEKDIIALKKSDYLIHSSNQELTYWEQILNTDIDRKKVYIAPLCNVSCLLPNKSWMQDGKLNICWWGTFIPLHGLDNILQAIKILRERNLQFTCNFFGVDNKAFYDYVEKVQSCHLESIVFLRKDLNFINGSLPKYLVNYCDLALGIFGNTDKAYHAIPNKLIEALSLGLPTLTMNSPALREFFNPETELWTCETTPESIAESIVTIASGSAYSVDWKQTREKVLETFSLARYTEVVSEVLAKATNNLPKREVTRFN; via the coding sequence ATGCTAGCACCCATAAATCAAGCCAAGGTTTTGCTCTGTGGCAATATTTCTCGCGTAGATCGTCGCTCTCAAGCTCTCATCGAGTTTCTATATGGTTCCAAAAATTATTTTGTTTCTCAATTATGTCCTAGCTTTTATTATATAAACTTACGTAGGCAGAGTTCTTTACTTGAGAAAATATTAACTAAATTTTACTGGATTGAACTTTTGATAAAAGCTGCGTTTGCGGACGTAATTTACCTATTGCCAATGAATACTATCTTCATCAAAAGTACTGTTTTTGCAGCAAAGCTGTTTAGAAAAAAAGTAATAGTTGAAATGTATATCTCGCTTTACGATACTGAAGTGAGGGACAGAAAAAGAGTTGGTGATGGAAGCAAACTCGCTAAATCATATATTGAAAAAGATATAATAGCGTTAAAGAAATCAGACTATCTCATCCATAGCTCTAATCAAGAGTTAACTTACTGGGAACAGATTCTGAATACTGATATTGACAGAAAAAAAGTCTACATAGCTCCTCTGTGTAATGTTTCTTGCTTGCTCCCCAACAAAAGCTGGATGCAAGATGGGAAATTAAATATTTGTTGGTGGGGAACATTTATTCCTTTACATGGATTGGATAACATATTACAAGCGATAAAAATTTTGCGCGAAAGAAACTTGCAATTTACTTGTAACTTTTTTGGTGTAGACAATAAAGCTTTTTACGATTATGTAGAAAAAGTTCAGTCATGTCATCTTGAATCTATAGTTTTTCTCAGGAAGGACTTAAATTTTATTAATGGTTCATTACCTAAATATCTAGTTAATTATTGCGATTTAGCATTAGGTATTTTTGGTAATACAGATAAAGCGTATCATGCTATTCCTAATAAGTTGATTGAAGCCCTCTCATTAGGATTACCTACCTTAACCATGAATTCTCCGGCTTTGAGAGAGTTTTTTAATCCAGAAACGGAGCTATGGACTTGCGAAACTACACCTGAGTCGATTGCTGAATCAATTGTGACGATCGCTAGCGGTTCGGCTTATTCTGTAGACTGGAAGCAAACTCGTGAAAAAGTATTAGAGACATTCAGTCTTGCTCGATACACAGAGGTTGTGTCTGAAGTTTTAGCAAAAGCAACAAACAATCTTCCAAAAAGAGAAGTGACTCGATTTAACTAG
- a CDS encoding glycosyltransferase, giving the protein MSRILFISAQAPTNQYPQAGQRIAFTHLTEYAIASEVVDVVVIANKGEVDAAKDLVAKFGSNLYTYPLNQFNKITNCLTHYQVPVKFASRLINTVERSIQKLIMTNIYDTIHFECSHAAIYFEAIEKYINPTQTKTVISLRDVWTQVFLRQSVSNFFYGIEVARTFHYERQLYSRVGELWVSSTKDRDLLTSLFSIPTARITIKPHQASCFVYRVQRCLEKIEKKSLLFWGAIGRPENEQAILTFVEQCFKKLVQHDGDFKLYIVGSNPSQKVLALACKQIIVTGFVEDPTEFFEKAEIGIVPLSKGGGIKLKTLEMLEAGLPVIATAVGAEGIVDRRKKLVVSDNFEEWFDLIRIMIR; this is encoded by the coding sequence ATGTCAAGAATCTTGTTTATCTCTGCCCAGGCTCCCACTAACCAATATCCACAAGCTGGACAAAGGATTGCCTTTACACATCTTACAGAATATGCCATTGCTAGTGAAGTCGTTGATGTAGTAGTTATAGCTAATAAAGGTGAGGTGGACGCTGCCAAAGATTTAGTTGCAAAATTTGGTAGTAACCTCTACACATATCCACTCAATCAGTTCAATAAAATTACTAATTGCTTAACTCATTATCAAGTTCCCGTGAAGTTTGCTTCTCGTCTTATTAATACAGTTGAGAGAAGCATTCAAAAACTTATCATGACTAATATTTATGATACGATTCATTTTGAATGTTCTCATGCTGCTATATATTTTGAAGCCATTGAAAAGTATATTAATCCTACTCAAACGAAGACTGTAATTAGCTTAAGAGATGTGTGGACTCAAGTTTTTTTAAGACAGTCTGTCAGTAATTTTTTCTATGGTATTGAAGTAGCTAGAACTTTCCATTATGAACGGCAATTATACTCCCGTGTCGGTGAGTTATGGGTATCATCTACCAAAGATCGCGACCTTTTAACTTCTTTATTTTCTATACCCACTGCAAGGATTACTATCAAGCCTCACCAAGCTAGTTGTTTTGTGTATCGAGTGCAGCGTTGTTTAGAAAAGATAGAGAAAAAAAGTCTCTTGTTCTGGGGAGCTATAGGAAGACCAGAGAACGAACAAGCAATTCTTACCTTTGTCGAGCAGTGTTTTAAGAAGCTGGTTCAACACGATGGAGATTTTAAACTTTACATAGTAGGCTCCAATCCTTCTCAAAAAGTTTTGGCACTTGCTTGTAAACAGATTATAGTTACAGGATTTGTTGAAGATCCAACTGAGTTTTTTGAAAAAGCTGAAATTGGAATAGTTCCTCTATCTAAGGGAGGTGGGATTAAACTAAAAACCCTAGAAATGCTAGAAGCTGGCTTGCCAGTTATTGCTACTGCTGTAGGTGCTGAAGGAATCGTAGATCGGCGGAAAAAATTAGTAGTGAGTGACAATTTTGAAGAATGGTTCGATTTGATCCGCATAATGATAAGGTAA
- a CDS encoding PadR family transcriptional regulator → MQLEDIYQYFANPPEIYLCQEQAVCYILSVLLEGESYGSGLIQKLEREESRYRLSDTVLYAALKFLEDEGAIAGYWQKLEGRGRPRRMFRLNHQWQNEARNLAKLWSDSIT, encoded by the coding sequence ATGCAGCTTGAAGATATTTATCAATATTTTGCCAATCCTCCAGAGATTTATCTTTGCCAAGAGCAAGCAGTTTGTTATATTCTGTCGGTTTTGCTTGAGGGTGAATCTTATGGATCTGGATTGATTCAAAAGCTCGAACGTGAAGAGTCTCGCTATCGCCTCTCCGATACCGTGTTGTATGCAGCGCTGAAATTTCTCGAAGATGAAGGAGCGATCGCGGGGTACTGGCAAAAACTAGAGGGTCGCGGTCGTCCTCGACGAATGTTCCGGCTCAATCACCAATGGCAAAATGAAGCACGAAATCTAGCAAAATTATGGAGCGATAGCATCACCTAA
- a CDS encoding glycosyltransferase family 2 protein has translation MKISIVTPVFNSVTTIEKTILSVISQKRNFPLEYIVIDGGSTDGTIQVINKYADQINLFISEPDRGPYDAMNKGINHSTGDVIGIINSDDWYHDNAIATVEQEFYRNHDISVLYSPITNYYKGEYVATFVPGDLDKLLLRFTLNHPSCFITKSAYNLVGLYNLEYSIAADYDLILRLFVSGVNFHYVSTPLASYSLSGMSSSAKPFDRIKLIRECWKISCSHSSQLSRDMELQRWNVYRAWVFNELFALPTRYFLKPPLARKLKSFLSRYLGKPVSDTYGKW, from the coding sequence ATGAAAATATCTATTGTTACTCCGGTTTTCAATTCTGTAACAACAATTGAAAAAACGATACTGAGTGTGATTTCTCAAAAAAGAAACTTTCCCTTAGAATATATTGTAATTGATGGTGGTTCGACTGATGGTACTATTCAAGTCATAAACAAGTATGCAGACCAGATAAATTTGTTTATTTCAGAACCAGATCGTGGTCCTTATGATGCCATGAATAAGGGAATAAACCATTCAACAGGTGATGTTATAGGCATAATTAACTCTGATGATTGGTATCACGATAATGCGATCGCAACGGTCGAGCAAGAATTTTATCGAAATCACGACATTTCCGTTCTCTATTCACCTATAACAAATTACTATAAAGGAGAATATGTTGCTACTTTCGTTCCTGGCGATCTAGATAAACTTTTACTTAGATTTACGCTCAACCATCCATCTTGCTTTATTACAAAGTCAGCATATAACCTAGTAGGTTTATATAACTTAGAATATTCGATCGCAGCAGATTACGATCTGATTCTTCGCTTATTTGTATCTGGCGTAAATTTTCATTACGTAAGTACGCCACTTGCCTCTTATTCATTAAGTGGAATGAGTTCTTCTGCCAAACCCTTTGATAGAATTAAATTAATTCGGGAGTGCTGGAAGATTAGCTGTAGCCATTCTAGCCAATTATCTAGGGATATGGAGCTTCAGCGATGGAACGTATATAGAGCCTGGGTTTTCAATGAGTTATTTGCGCTCCCAACTAGGTATTTTCTTAAACCTCCACTAGCTAGAAAGCTGAAATCTTTTCTAAGTAGATATCTTGGAAAGCCAGTATCGGATACTTATGGTAAATGGTAG
- a CDS encoding tetratricopeptide repeat protein: protein MVKEFQAWQYKQYGLHALFEGNVKTALLYFNKALKLDPSLVEVIYNRGNLYSILKMSDKAISDYDLAIRLDPQHYKAYICRGITYLDQKQNAEAAIADFTKAIEVESNKIQAHVNRANAYSYLNDYRAALKDLSTAIDIAPDRSDSYLNRGYIWVRTGDYRAAVADFSQAIALNPDFAIAYLNRGNAYKKLAQTQAALNDYAAVIHLDKTNPKNVVAAYIYRGEILESFGELAAAFSEYNRAIELCPDEHFLQHKRGALLSQFGQLSSALEHYNIAISRDRKCMYCYADRAWVRKNLGDISGAIADWSQVIKQNPENVLAYIERGELYFQSNRLRAAKADYTKAILLEPDEPHFYVVRAEVNLALNYLVAALKDCDRAIEIAPDFARANFIRNLVKLRSNKIGTAVSNANRSATLLKAEGNLEK from the coding sequence ATGGTAAAAGAATTTCAAGCTTGGCAGTACAAGCAATATGGTTTACATGCCTTATTTGAAGGTAATGTTAAAACAGCACTTTTATATTTTAACAAAGCTCTTAAGCTCGACCCGAGTTTAGTAGAAGTTATATACAATCGAGGCAACCTTTATAGTATTTTAAAAATGTCAGATAAAGCAATCTCTGACTACGATCTAGCCATAAGACTCGATCCGCAACACTATAAAGCTTATATTTGCCGAGGCATAACTTACCTAGATCAAAAGCAGAATGCTGAAGCTGCTATTGCTGATTTTACTAAAGCAATCGAGGTTGAGTCAAATAAAATTCAAGCGCATGTTAATCGAGCAAATGCTTATAGCTACTTAAATGATTATAGAGCGGCACTAAAAGACCTTTCTACGGCTATTGATATTGCACCCGATCGCAGTGATAGCTATTTGAATCGAGGCTACATATGGGTGAGAACTGGAGATTATCGTGCTGCGGTAGCTGATTTCTCTCAAGCGATCGCACTTAACCCTGATTTTGCTATTGCTTATTTGAATCGAGGCAATGCTTACAAAAAATTAGCTCAAACACAAGCAGCATTAAATGATTATGCAGCGGTAATTCATCTAGATAAGACTAATCCTAAAAACGTTGTTGCTGCCTATATATATCGCGGAGAGATTTTAGAATCTTTTGGAGAATTAGCCGCAGCTTTTTCTGAATACAATCGCGCCATCGAGTTGTGTCCTGATGAGCATTTTTTGCAACATAAACGCGGAGCGTTGCTATCTCAATTCGGACAACTATCATCTGCTTTAGAACATTATAATATAGCGATATCACGAGATCGTAAATGCATGTACTGTTACGCAGATAGAGCTTGGGTTAGAAAAAATCTAGGTGATATTTCAGGAGCGATCGCGGATTGGAGTCAGGTAATTAAACAGAATCCAGAAAATGTTTTGGCCTATATAGAAAGAGGAGAACTTTACTTTCAGAGTAATCGCTTGAGAGCAGCAAAGGCTGATTACACAAAAGCAATTCTTCTCGAACCTGACGAACCACACTTTTACGTTGTAAGAGCTGAAGTGAATTTAGCATTAAATTATCTAGTAGCAGCGTTGAAAGATTGCGATCGCGCTATAGAAATTGCTCCCGATTTTGCCCGAGCCAACTTTATTAGAAATTTAGTTAAGCTACGTTCTAACAAAATAGGAACTGCTGTCAGCAATGCAAATCGCTCTGCTACCTTATTAAAAGCAGAAGGCAATTTAGAAAAATAA
- a CDS encoding helix-turn-helix domain-containing protein: MKLPELLRNRLGSLLQPVVEIVILRRNDASKTEVDREATIATESNTTSPQTSKLGAVKKILLKSRQLKSPTKPFKKASLFPDGKTSLAALSLLLHGVAEVLSQKRDLPWKTETQNNLSYEKAADGKKGTISYYVTDNLENLSPDTISESAALAVIDRFDPRAGAIHLIYCAAAANLNHPWQSEFLLDDKQLLEYTGLIKRRDLCRHEQLKILYDLVRQPAQILAHVVWEKQGKVGAFTVADLKIWNVNVARDFETDKAGNPKLTGLKVIVQPGLWAKYFLNKSEYYYYTGVITKKTVQTLFSIGKQNAGAARMLIWLIFQVKPGYREVFSGKSLMQIAYGMAKIAVAEQDRQLRRQLADDLATDLKVIEAAGWRVELETGPAWLINNDGTKRPIGFWSQLLDTTWRFDLPEAALAEIAKLPNQLRGVERPKQQPPSGAAIRAARKAKGWSRAFFAATMGKSISWVDAIETEHRQVSQKDLPKLLEKLEMKS; this comes from the coding sequence ATGAAATTACCAGAATTACTGCGTAATCGGCTTGGGAGTCTGCTTCAACCGGTAGTAGAAATAGTTATTCTTCGGCGAAATGACGCAAGCAAGACCGAGGTAGACCGCGAAGCAACAATAGCTACAGAATCAAATACCACATCACCTCAGACAAGCAAATTGGGGGCTGTCAAAAAGATTCTTCTGAAGTCTAGGCAGCTGAAATCTCCAACCAAACCATTCAAGAAAGCTTCTTTGTTTCCAGATGGCAAGACGAGTCTTGCAGCTTTGTCACTCTTGTTGCATGGAGTGGCAGAAGTGTTATCTCAAAAGCGCGATCTACCCTGGAAGACCGAAACCCAAAACAATTTGAGCTATGAAAAAGCAGCTGATGGCAAAAAAGGCACGATCTCTTACTACGTCACAGACAATTTAGAAAACTTGTCTCCTGATACCATATCTGAGTCAGCAGCTTTAGCTGTCATAGATCGATTCGATCCTAGAGCAGGCGCTATTCATCTAATTTATTGCGCTGCTGCTGCAAATCTGAATCATCCGTGGCAAAGTGAGTTTCTATTAGATGATAAACAACTGCTGGAATACACCGGATTAATCAAACGTAGAGATTTATGTAGACATGAGCAACTAAAAATTCTGTATGACCTGGTACGACAGCCTGCACAGATATTAGCTCACGTAGTTTGGGAAAAACAAGGCAAGGTAGGAGCCTTTACCGTAGCCGATTTAAAAATCTGGAATGTCAATGTTGCAAGAGATTTTGAGACAGATAAGGCAGGCAATCCGAAGCTGACAGGTTTAAAAGTCATCGTTCAACCTGGATTGTGGGCGAAGTACTTTTTAAATAAGTCTGAGTACTATTACTATACGGGAGTTATTACCAAAAAAACAGTACAAACGCTGTTTAGCATTGGTAAACAAAATGCTGGTGCAGCTCGAATGCTAATTTGGCTGATTTTTCAAGTCAAGCCAGGATACCGCGAAGTCTTTTCCGGCAAATCTCTGATGCAAATTGCGTATGGTATGGCTAAAATTGCGGTAGCAGAGCAAGATCGGCAACTACGACGGCAACTAGCTGACGATCTAGCGACTGACTTGAAAGTAATTGAAGCGGCTGGATGGCGAGTCGAGTTAGAAACTGGTCCAGCGTGGTTGATAAATAACGATGGTACGAAAAGACCAATCGGCTTCTGGAGCCAGCTTTTAGATACTACATGGCGATTCGATTTACCAGAAGCAGCGCTGGCAGAGATTGCTAAGTTGCCAAACCAGCTTAGAGGCGTGGAACGTCCCAAACAACAGCCGCCATCTGGTGCTGCGATTAGAGCAGCTAGAAAAGCTAAAGGCTGGTCGAGGGCTTTCTTTGCCGCAACAATGGGGAAAAGTATATCTTGGGTTGATGCGATCGAAACCGAGCATCGCCAAGTATCTCAGAAGGATCTGCCTAAATTACTCGAAAAATTGGAGATGAAATCGTAG